tgtgtgtgtgtgagtgtgtgtgtgtgtgagtgtgtgtgagtgtgtgtgtgtgtgagtgtgtgtgtgtgtgtgtgtgagtgtgtgtgtgtgtgtgtgtgtgtgtgtgagtgtgtgtgagtgtgtgagtgtgagtgtgagtgtgtgtgtgtgtgtgagtgtgtgtgtgtgtgtgtgagtgtgtgtgtgtgtgtgagtgtgtgtgagtgtgtgtgtgtgtgagtgtgtgtgtgtgtgtgtgtgagtgtgtgtgtgtgtgtgtgtgtgtgtgtgtgagagtgtgtgtgtgtgtgagtgtgtgtgagtgtgtgtgtgtgtgtgagtgtgtgtgtgtgtgtgtgtgagtgtgtgtgtgtgtgtgtgtgtgtgtgtgagtgtgtgtgtgtgtgagtgtgtgcgtgagtgtgtgtgtgtgtgtgtgtgagtgtgtgtgtgagtgtgtgcgtgtgtgagtgtgtgcgtgtgtgtgtgtgtgtgtgtgtgagtgtgtgtgtgagtgtgtgtgtgtgtgagtgtgtgtgagtgtgtgtgtgtgtgtgtgtgtgagtgtgtgtgtgtgtgtgagtgtgtgtgagtgtgtgtgtgtgtgtgtgtgtgtgtgagtgtgtgtgtgtgtgtgtgtgagtgtgtgtgcgtgtgtgtgtgtgagagtgtgtgtgtgtgtgtgtgagtgtgtgtgtgtgtgtgtgtgtgtgtgagtgtgtgtgtgtgtgtgtgtgtgagtgtgtgtgcgtgtgtgtgtgtgtgtgtgtgtgagtgtgtgagtgtgagtgtgagtgtgtgtgtgtgtgtgtgagtgtgtgtgtgtgtgtgtgtgagtgtgtgtgtgtgtgtgtgtgtgtgagagtgtgtgtgagtgtgtgcgtgtgtgtgtgagtgtgtgtgtgtgtgtgtgcgtgtgcgtgtgtgtgtgcgtgtgtgtgtgagtgtgtgtgtgtgcgtgtgtgtgtgtgtgtgtgtgcgtgtgtgtgtgcgtgtgtgtgtgagtgtgtgtgtgtgcgtgtgtgagtgtgtgtgtgtgtgcgtgtgtgtgtgtgagtgtgtgagtgtgagtgtgagtgtgtgtgagtgtgtgtgtgtgtgtgagtgtgtgtgagtgagagtgtgtgtgagagtgtgtgtgtgtgtgagtgtgtgtgagtgtgtgtgcgtgtgtgtgtgtgagagtgtgtgtgtgtgtgtgtgtgtgtgtgagtgtgtgtgtgtgtgtgtgtgagtgtgtgtgtgtgtgtgtgtgtgtgtgtgtgtgtgagtgtgtgagtgtgagtgtgagtgtgtgtgtgtgtgtgagtgtgtgtgtgtgtgtgtgtgagtgtgtgtgtgtgtgggtgtgtgtgagagtgtgtgtgagtgtgtgcgtgtgtgtgtgagtgtgtgtgtgtgtgtgtgcgtgtgcgtgtgtgtgtgtgtgcgtgtgtgtgtgtgtgtgtgtgtgtgcgtgtgtgtgtgcgtgtgtgtgtgagtgtgtgtgtgtgcgtgtgtgtgtgagtgtgtgtgtgtgcgtgtgtgtgtgcgtgtgtgtgtgagtgtgtgtgtgtgcgtgtgtgagtgtgtgtgtgtgcgtgtgtgtgtgtgtgtgtgtgcgtgtgtgtgtgcatccaacCGTGGTGAGAGGATAATGGGAAAGCAAAGAGCatcattaccccccccccccccccccagcagaaGGACTCCACACATTGCCCGTCTCAGCCGAACGGACTAGACGTACTCCTGCAGGCTGTAGCTGTCCTTGATGTCTTTCGGAGGGGGTTTGGAGGGAGACGGGTAGACCTTCTGGTCCCGCTCCGGTTCAGGAGGGTTCTGCTGCTTCACTTTGTCCACCTGCAGCCGAACCGTCTTGTTTGGCCTGTTTTTAGGCGGCGCGCGGTCCGTCTGCAGCTCCCGCCCCTGCTGGTCGGCGCAGTACGCCGCTAGGCGGGCGGGATCAGCGCAGTCGGGCCGTGCTGATCTCTTCCCAGGACAGGACAGACAGAAGATGACCCCCCCGGCCAGGAGGAAGCCGGCCGAGAGGAATGTGACGCACAGAGCTCCTCCCGGCTGATACTTGCTGCTGTCCGGCAGGTCCGTGGTCAGGAAGGCGGTGATGACCTCGTTGGTGTACCAGGATGCCGGGACGAGGCACAGGAAGCTGGCCAGGATGAAGCAGCCGCCCGCGGCGATGGCCGTGTGCCCCTTCGCCCGGTGGCTGCCCCCCCAGCGGGTACATTTAAGCCCCAGGGAGGCGAGGCAGAGTCCGAACGACGCCACCGTGCAGGACAGAACCATGGCGGCCCGCGTGGTCTGCAGACACGCCGGCAGCAACAGCACCGAGTTCTTCATGGTGCAGCTGAAGACGCCGGAGCTGTACCAGACGCAGTCCATCCACAGACCCTGCATCTGGGAGATGGGGGTCATGACGCTGGAccacacgttaacgctcaccTTCCAGTTGGGCAGCAGGGTGGCCACGGTGGCGCCGAGGACGCCCAGGAGCGCCAGGGCGAAAGCCAGGATCTGAATGGCGGTGGACAGCATCGCTCAGCCCCCCCCACCTCCGTCAGGTCCTGACAGCAGATAATTCCTCCGCCGGGCTCCAGCGAGCTGCAAccagagagaaatgagaaaggAAGTGAGCGTGACGGACAAAcagctgatgctgctgatgggaatgccttcattttattcatttttggggggggagcGAGTGTGAGCCCGCTGATTGCCTGCATGAGTTACTCTGCAGCTGATGTGGTGATCATTGACACTCTATTATGTccatttaaagctgcagtcccTCGggttctctctctgcaggaaaGCCTGACAAAGTTCTTCCCTCCGCTCGGACCTCCTGATGGAGCTGAAACATCTGTGAGAGTGAAAGACGGCTCTTACCTTGTCTCGAGAAGAGGTTCCTGAGGACGAAGCCGTGAAGAAGACAGGCGGTGTGGGTTCAACAGCCCCTAACTACCCGCTGCCGTCTCCTTGGCAACTGTACATACAGTTTCATCCCATTCTGCACCAGGCGTCTTCTCTTGGGTTTGGTGGTTCTTTTCCTTCGAGCTCCGGGCGGATGAACAAAACCCACCAAAGTCTGGTTCAGGAACCAGTTTAGTTTGATTTCCCAAGCTGAAGGTCACCGGCGGTGCTGAAGGAGCCGCAGAGCAGCGTTTCTTATCTGATGAGTTGGTGGCGGGGTACGCCGCAGAAGGACGCTCCTCTTCGTCGCCTTCGACCGCACGTCACTCGCCTGTTCCTGAGGTTCCTGAGGTTCCTGAGGTTCCTCGGGTTCCTTCGGACCACACCACTTACATTTGAGTTTTTATTGCAACACCGAAAGAGTTTCACGAACGCCGGGAAAAAAAATGGGGAACAGCTTTCGGAAACCCCGAGGCGAGCGTGAAGGTAGGAGCTGGTTACGGATCGTTACCTTCGACGGCGACGGGGTCTTTTGTGCCGTCGCCTCCGTCCTGGTTTGGGGATAAAAGCCGCTGCAGTGGGACTCGAGGTGTCGCCGTCATGTGACCGTGTGAAGAATCGCCCTCTGCGGCGCACTGATAAGCGCCCGCCCACCCGACGGGGACCGGCAGCCTGTTATTACCATAATGCTCCGGTCTTATCAGCCTCCACCAAACACACCTTTCCTCCCCGTGGGAATACAACCAACGACAGCCGTGTTGATGTTGTCGTGCGATGCAGACACAACAAATAAGAGGAAGTTTCCCACCGCAGACGCAGGACAACGAACCGGGAGTTACCGCAGCGTcatcatatatttatgtatcCATGTTATAATTATATGACTTGGGTTAACTTAATTTTAAAGGCATAAACACTCAACGCCTTCCAGGACCTTGGGACTTCTTACGCTCACTCTGGGTCCCGTTGGGGGTCGTGAACCTCAGGTTGGGAACCTCGTCTTATGATAAAGAAGTCATTGTAATAAAACATGAGCTGGATTATTATCAGTTAATACTTTGATACTCTGAAAGGAAGAAATGTGAAACGATTCATTGAATCAGAATTTAAAAGCTGCAGCTCTGagttttaaaaaactaaatataaagaaatgtaaacttCTTTAAAAGCATCAGTTTGTTGATTGGAACCAGACGAATAgcataaacacaataaacaagaacACATATTTACTGActggaaaatgtgttgaaaCTGATTTGAGTTTTGGTTAATCTTCTGCTTCTTATCGTGTTTGACATATGAAAATAATAAGtttaacataaaacacactgtGCACTTTGCCAAATTaagaactaaaaacacatttcatcatTCATAAGGTCAGAATGTGTCTCACATTCTCAGACGCCTTTGACTTCTTAATTGAAATGATTTTGTGGTCGGACATTTTATCCAGAACAATAAGCAAATGACAGAATAGTTCGTTAGAAGCGAGCTCTTAAATCTCAGAGCGTCCTTGAATGCACCGACAGGGAGAGTTTTCCCAGCAGCCTTTGCTGCATCCTGACCACAATAACAAAGGACACTTTGTATAATACAGCAGTATTATATGAACATGTGAATTGTCTGTAAactaagaagaaaaagaggaacatGTTCATGAGTCTGCAGATATTTGAGAAGCTGTTTGGGATTGTTGATTGATAATTGATTCAAAACTAGCCatcaataatattaaatatgaattcatATGTGAGGAGTCCAGCAGCTGCTCTTTATGGGATGGACACAGACCAG
The nucleotide sequence above comes from Cyclopterus lumpus isolate fCycLum1 chromosome 24, fCycLum1.pri, whole genome shotgun sequence. Encoded proteins:
- the LOC117727147 gene encoding claudin-20-like, coding for MLSTAIQILAFALALLGVLGATVATLLPNWKVSVNVWSSVMTPISQMQGLWMDCVWYSSGVFSCTMKNSVLLLPACLQTTRAAMVLSCTVASFGLCLASLGLKCTRWGGSHRAKGHTAIAAGGCFILASFLCLVPASWYTNEVITAFLTTDLPDSSKYQPGGALCVTFLSAGFLLAGGVIFCLSCPGKRSARPDCADPARLAAYCADQQGRELQTDRAPPKNRPNKTVRLQVDKVKQQNPPEPERDQKVYPSPSKPPPKDIKDSYSLQEYV